One genomic region from Thermomicrobium sp. 4228-Ro encodes:
- a CDS encoding EAL and HDOD domain-containing protein, whose amino-acid sequence MREVFLRRQPIFTRRLEVWAYEISAGRFGMLDREAAPGALPQTGPSSPPSMPVVTSEARLLFDALAEVGLPALVGEAPAVFRLAPGSALALHEALFALAPPDRIVPLLVLEPESEPGQVEAAFAALRGHGFRVGLYGCLEYPGALALARAADLVAVSLREYSLDRLAALTTDLRAGRAQVLVTEIESYEAFDACRELRVAFFAGPFLAVPRPVRGPRTPSSRALLLLLARLQDPEVEFSELEALISLDVGLTYRLLRLVNSVWYGRRRIESVRQALLLLGTRLVSAWVTLLLMADVPDKPHELLVTAAVRARMAELLAAARGRVARESAFLVGLLSVLDALLDQPMEEILAALPLAEELERALVSREGELGVILDTVLAYERGDWLAAARLGLRPALLTSSYLDALALAREIDLALAA is encoded by the coding sequence ATGCGCGAAGTCTTCCTGCGTCGCCAGCCGATCTTCACGCGGCGCCTCGAGGTCTGGGCATACGAGATCTCGGCTGGCCGCTTCGGGATGCTGGACCGTGAAGCCGCACCCGGCGCGCTCCCGCAGACCGGTCCGTCCTCTCCTCCCAGCATGCCGGTCGTCACGAGTGAAGCGCGCCTCCTCTTCGATGCGTTGGCCGAGGTCGGCCTTCCGGCGCTGGTCGGTGAGGCGCCAGCTGTCTTCCGCCTCGCGCCCGGAAGCGCACTCGCTCTCCACGAGGCGCTCTTCGCGCTCGCACCGCCGGATCGCATCGTCCCGCTCCTCGTCCTGGAACCCGAGAGCGAGCCTGGGCAGGTCGAAGCGGCATTCGCAGCGTTGCGCGGGCACGGCTTCCGGGTCGGCTTGTATGGGTGCCTCGAGTATCCGGGAGCGCTCGCACTGGCTCGCGCGGCTGACCTCGTCGCGGTCAGCCTGCGTGAGTACTCGCTTGATCGGCTCGCCGCGCTCACTACCGATTTGCGCGCTGGACGCGCACAGGTCCTGGTGACCGAAATCGAGAGCTACGAGGCGTTCGATGCTTGTCGTGAGCTCCGGGTCGCGTTCTTCGCTGGCCCCTTCCTCGCGGTGCCTCGCCCGGTCCGCGGGCCGCGGACACCGTCGAGCCGTGCGCTCCTCCTCTTGCTCGCGCGACTCCAGGACCCGGAGGTCGAATTCTCCGAACTGGAGGCACTCATTTCGCTCGACGTCGGTCTCACCTACCGTCTCTTGCGTCTCGTGAATTCGGTCTGGTACGGACGGCGCCGCATCGAGTCGGTCCGCCAGGCGCTGCTCCTGCTCGGGACGCGGCTGGTCTCGGCCTGGGTCACGCTCCTTCTCATGGCTGACGTGCCGGACAAGCCGCACGAGCTGCTGGTCACCGCCGCCGTCCGGGCGCGGATGGCCGAGCTGCTCGCTGCTGCGCGCGGTCGAGTTGCCCGCGAGTCGGCTTTTCTGGTCGGTCTCCTCTCGGTTCTCGATGCACTGCTCGACCAGCCGATGGAGGAGATCCTCGCCGCCTTGCCATTGGCCGAGGAACTCGAGCGAGCCCTGGTGAGTCGCGAGGGCGAGCTCGGCGTGATTCTCGACACCGTGCTCGCCTACGAGCGCGGTGACTGGCTCGCCGCCGCTCGCCTCGGTTTGCGCCCAGCGCTCCTCACCTCGTCGTACCTCGATGCGCTCGCGCTCGCTCGGGAAATCGATCTCGCGCTGGCAGCGTGA
- a CDS encoding M23 family metallopeptidase — protein MWLFSLRQVAGELRGRWRYRWRPPTIATWQLRARYRLPVDGCWTVYNGGPTPETSHSWSLWGQRYADDLVVTDAHGRSAPEGARRPEQYDAWGRPIVAPADGVVVAARGGHRDCPWVGVIDPFAWSPLGNFVVIEHAPGECSLAAHHQRGSLAVRPGQRVRAGDVIGRCGNSGHSTEPHLHWQLMDRPDPTQAVSLPVRFTRYWRERDGRLELVEDGTPVRGERVCAGDTANLTQHQDTRRSQAPNA, from the coding sequence GTGTGGCTCTTCAGCCTGCGACAGGTAGCCGGGGAACTCCGGGGACGCTGGCGGTATCGTTGGCGGCCACCCACGATCGCGACCTGGCAGTTGCGCGCCCGCTACCGCTTGCCGGTCGACGGTTGCTGGACGGTGTACAACGGTGGCCCGACACCGGAGACGTCGCACTCCTGGTCGCTCTGGGGGCAACGCTACGCCGACGACCTCGTGGTCACCGACGCCCACGGCCGGAGCGCACCGGAGGGTGCCCGACGTCCCGAGCAGTACGACGCCTGGGGCCGACCGATCGTGGCTCCAGCGGACGGTGTGGTGGTGGCAGCGCGCGGCGGGCACCGTGACTGTCCGTGGGTCGGGGTGATCGACCCCTTCGCCTGGAGCCCGCTCGGGAACTTCGTGGTGATCGAGCACGCGCCGGGCGAGTGCAGCCTGGCTGCCCACCATCAGCGGGGGAGCCTCGCGGTCCGACCGGGCCAGCGCGTGCGGGCTGGCGACGTGATCGGGCGCTGCGGCAACTCGGGACATTCGACCGAGCCGCACCTGCACTGGCAGCTAATGGACCGGCCCGATCCGACGCAGGCCGTCTCCTTACCAGTCCGCTTCACCCGGTACTGGCGCGAACGCGACGGCAGGCTCGAACTCGTCGAGGACGGAACGCCGGTCCGGGGCGAGCGGGTGTGCGCCGGTGACACCGCTAACCTGACACAGCACCAAGACACGCGCCGGAGCCAGGCTCCGAACGCCTGA
- a CDS encoding alpha/beta fold hydrolase, protein MTRIETAQGAFVYVAARRWFVRDMGRGDPVVLLHGIPTSSFLWRKVLSVLARDARAIAPDLLGFGFSDKPAAGIPPVRELATELARLLDRLEIERTALVGHDLGSLVAAAFLEHWPERVTHLVLTNTSFRFERWRGEGWTLLSVLRIPLLGDLAIQFARPWMLRLAMRPFLADPSVLDAATLRGYWEPFERSFRRMLVQLVRRPLFDSVELERWRTVVLTRCGTGKIPVLIAWGAQDPQFRIDEAEHLARGVNGARFLAFTTAGHFLPEERPRALGRAIAVFLARPEALPAPR, encoded by the coding sequence ATGACACGTATCGAAACCGCCCAGGGTGCATTCGTCTACGTCGCGGCGCGGCGCTGGTTCGTCCGCGATATGGGGAGGGGTGACCCGGTCGTCCTCCTGCATGGCATTCCGACCTCGAGTTTCCTCTGGCGGAAGGTGCTCTCTGTCCTCGCCCGCGACGCGCGTGCCATCGCGCCTGACTTGCTCGGTTTCGGATTTTCGGACAAGCCGGCAGCTGGTATCCCTCCCGTTCGCGAGCTGGCGACCGAACTCGCTCGCTTGCTCGATCGGCTCGAGATCGAACGAACAGCACTGGTCGGCCATGATCTCGGGAGTCTGGTCGCCGCAGCATTCCTCGAACACTGGCCGGAGCGCGTGACCCACCTCGTCCTGACGAACACGAGCTTCCGTTTCGAACGCTGGCGCGGTGAAGGCTGGACGCTGCTCTCCGTCCTGCGGATACCGCTCCTCGGGGATCTCGCCATTCAGTTCGCCCGCCCCTGGATGCTCCGTCTCGCGATGCGTCCGTTCCTCGCCGACCCGTCGGTGCTCGATGCCGCGACGCTCCGTGGGTACTGGGAGCCGTTCGAACGATCCTTCCGGCGAATGCTGGTGCAACTGGTGCGCCGGCCGCTCTTCGATAGCGTGGAGCTGGAACGCTGGCGAACAGTGGTCCTCACGCGGTGCGGTACCGGCAAGATTCCTGTCCTGATCGCCTGGGGTGCACAGGACCCCCAGTTTCGGATCGACGAGGCTGAGCACTTGGCACGAGGAGTCAACGGCGCGCGCTTCCTCGCCTTCACCACCGCGGGCCATTTTCTCCCGGAGGAACGCCCGCGAGCGCTCGGCCGGGCGATCGCGGTCTTCCTCGCCCGGCCGGAAGCGCTCCCGGCTCCCCGTTAG
- a CDS encoding thermonuclease family protein gives MPVRTVPCPLPRYRIVCRAVAWSLIVALVLLAAAFPIPVSALPTGHDAFLDTWARSDLPVAAGRVSRTWMWGPEPFTRPLREPYADAPGGTRLVQYFDKSRMEITDPALDRSSPWYVTNGLLAKELITGQLQLGDATFEPHPPAQVNVAGDPDDPAAPTYATFGPLLVTPPLPVGTLVTQTLDRSGTVGEDPALARYGVVASVHVPETNHTIASVFWAFMNSRGPVYTSWRFREDALFPNPFYATGFPITEPYWTRVRVGGTPRDVLVQCFERRCLTYTPDNPPGWQVEAGNVGQHYYRWRYEQLGQVPQDAAVYELATVTNVVDGDTIDVQFTDGRTARVRLIGVDTPEVHGEIECYGPTASQFTADWLNGKQVALERDVSETDRYGRLLRYVWVGPYLFNELLVRQGYAGVATYPPDVKYTWRFVEAERAAREEQAGLWGACPVSPVGGGQEPAPAPQPTPSPPPATTPTPAPNCDPSYPTVCIPPPPPDLDCADIPYRRFPVLPPDPHRFDPDRDGIGCESG, from the coding sequence ATGCCCGTCCGGACCGTTCCATGCCCACTACCGCGGTACCGCATCGTGTGCCGAGCAGTCGCGTGGTCGCTGATTGTCGCGCTCGTCCTGCTCGCTGCCGCGTTCCCGATCCCGGTATCCGCGCTCCCGACCGGGCACGACGCCTTCTTGGATACGTGGGCTCGGAGCGACCTGCCCGTCGCTGCAGGGCGCGTCAGCCGGACCTGGATGTGGGGGCCGGAACCGTTCACGAGGCCGCTCCGCGAACCCTATGCCGATGCTCCTGGCGGCACGCGCCTCGTCCAGTACTTCGACAAGTCGCGCATGGAGATCACCGATCCCGCTCTCGATCGCTCCTCGCCCTGGTACGTGACCAACGGCCTTCTCGCCAAGGAGCTCATCACTGGCCAGCTCCAGCTCGGCGATGCGACCTTCGAGCCACATCCCCCTGCCCAGGTCAACGTCGCTGGCGATCCCGATGACCCCGCTGCACCCACCTATGCCACGTTCGGCCCTCTGCTCGTGACGCCGCCGCTTCCGGTCGGTACGCTGGTGACACAGACGCTCGATCGCTCCGGTACGGTCGGCGAGGATCCGGCGCTCGCCCGCTATGGCGTGGTCGCGAGCGTGCATGTCCCGGAGACGAACCATACGATCGCCTCGGTCTTCTGGGCTTTCATGAACAGTCGTGGGCCGGTCTACACCAGCTGGCGGTTCCGGGAGGATGCGCTGTTCCCGAACCCCTTCTACGCCACAGGCTTCCCGATCACCGAGCCGTACTGGACGCGTGTCCGCGTCGGCGGGACCCCGCGCGACGTGCTCGTCCAGTGCTTCGAGCGGCGCTGTCTCACCTACACGCCGGACAACCCACCGGGCTGGCAGGTCGAGGCGGGGAACGTGGGGCAGCACTACTACCGCTGGCGCTACGAGCAGCTGGGACAGGTGCCGCAAGATGCAGCGGTCTACGAGCTGGCGACCGTCACCAACGTCGTCGACGGCGACACGATCGACGTCCAGTTCACCGACGGCCGGACGGCTCGTGTCCGGCTCATCGGCGTCGACACGCCCGAGGTCCACGGCGAGATCGAATGCTACGGCCCCACTGCCTCGCAGTTCACTGCCGACTGGCTGAACGGCAAGCAGGTAGCGCTCGAGCGCGACGTCTCGGAGACCGACCGCTACGGTCGCTTGCTTCGTTACGTGTGGGTCGGCCCCTATCTCTTCAACGAGCTCCTCGTGCGTCAGGGTTACGCGGGTGTCGCCACCTACCCGCCCGACGTGAAGTACACCTGGCGGTTCGTCGAAGCCGAGCGAGCCGCTCGCGAGGAGCAGGCGGGACTCTGGGGTGCCTGCCCGGTCTCGCCGGTGGGCGGTGGGCAGGAGCCCGCCCCAGCGCCGCAACCCACGCCGTCACCTCCGCCGGCAACCACCCCGACTCCCGCGCCGAACTGCGATCCGAGCTATCCGACGGTCTGCATCCCGCCGCCACCGCCTGATCTCGACTGCGCGGATATCCCCTACCGGCGCTTCCCGGTCCTGCCGCCCGACCCGCATCGGTTCGACCCGGACCGTGACGGCATCGGCTGCGAGAGCGGCTAG
- a CDS encoding ester cyclase translates to MSSLEENKALVRRFYEGIDKGNIDAMDELVAEDYINHDPPPFPGLATGRAGLKQAFEMFWKATPGRHIIEDQVAEGDKVVTRLRAVGKHEGELAGIPPSGNDLDVKAIAIHRIENGKLAEHWSAVDSAALLSQLGVIQLPFAPKHGNGAT, encoded by the coding sequence GTGTCATCGTTAGAAGAGAACAAAGCGTTGGTACGGCGGTTCTACGAGGGGATCGACAAGGGGAACATCGACGCGATGGACGAGTTAGTCGCCGAGGACTACATCAACCACGATCCGCCTCCGTTTCCGGGCTTGGCCACTGGCCGCGCCGGTTTGAAGCAAGCATTCGAAATGTTCTGGAAGGCTACGCCGGGCCGCCACATTATCGAAGACCAGGTCGCTGAAGGCGACAAGGTCGTAACCCGGCTGAGAGCGGTGGGCAAGCATGAGGGTGAGTTGGCAGGGATCCCACCATCGGGTAATGACCTCGACGTAAAGGCGATAGCCATTCACCGGATCGAGAATGGAAAGCTCGCGGAACACTGGTCGGCAGTCGATTCCGCGGCCTTGCTGTCCCAACTGGGTGTCATCCAGCTCCCATTCGCCCCGAAGCATGGTAATGGTGCGACCTAA
- a CDS encoding ABC transporter permease, producing MRHRRDLILLLQHGYIWLWMLIFVLPFLATLVYSLRTADGWSLRPYAAIFGSFKDNLLLSFETTLISIVVNLLLSLPAAYAIVRFPVPGKGFILSVLNLALYTPAVVMGISLVIVYNFLFHIAQSLLGLIGAYVVGTYPLMLIPIVVALRDLPTVYEEAARCLGANRLQTLLRVEIPLLGAGISAGILLTFVIVFNEFLVTLFVAGPGNTTAALRVFNLTRTAGIQPSTAALATTMQLVSFVMVVAFFRFFGSRYLKGTYLI from the coding sequence GTGCGCCATCGGCGAGATCTGATTCTGCTGCTCCAGCACGGATATATTTGGTTGTGGATGCTGATCTTCGTGCTCCCGTTCCTGGCGACACTCGTCTATTCGTTGCGCACCGCTGATGGATGGTCACTGCGGCCATATGCCGCGATATTCGGGAGCTTCAAGGACAACCTCCTCCTGTCCTTCGAGACGACCCTCATCAGCATCGTTGTGAACCTCTTGCTTTCGCTTCCAGCCGCCTATGCGATTGTCCGATTCCCGGTGCCCGGCAAGGGTTTCATTCTTTCGGTACTCAATCTCGCCCTCTATACGCCAGCGGTCGTGATGGGAATCAGCCTGGTCATCGTCTACAATTTCTTGTTCCACATCGCGCAGTCCTTGCTCGGCCTCATCGGTGCCTATGTCGTTGGGACGTATCCGCTGATGTTGATTCCGATCGTGGTGGCGTTGCGCGACTTACCCACCGTCTACGAAGAAGCAGCACGGTGTCTCGGAGCCAACCGGCTGCAGACGCTCCTGCGCGTGGAGATCCCATTACTCGGCGCGGGTATCAGCGCAGGAATTCTCCTGACGTTCGTCATCGTCTTCAACGAATTCCTGGTTACCCTGTTCGTCGCAGGGCCTGGAAACACGACCGCTGCACTGCGGGTCTTCAACTTGACCCGGACGGCAGGCATTCAACCTTCGACAGCCGCGCTGGCAACCACGATGCAGCTCGTCTCCTTCGTCATGGTGGTCGCGTTTTTCCGCTTCTTCGGGTCACGGTATCTGAAGGGCACTTATCTCATCTAG
- a CDS encoding ester cyclase, producing MSAEENKAVFRRVIEEGLNKGDLAVLDDCFPPQYIEHQFGLPSTLEEFKDSIRFLRDTFAPFSLTIEEMVADGDKVWARMTGRGTDSKGLMGRPATGKSS from the coding sequence ATGTCAGCGGAAGAGAACAAAGCAGTCTTTCGGCGTGTAATTGAGGAAGGTCTCAACAAGGGTGATTTAGCCGTGCTAGACGATTGCTTTCCTCCACAGTACATCGAACACCAATTCGGTTTGCCGTCCACGTTAGAGGAATTTAAGGATTCGATCCGCTTCCTGCGCGACACCTTCGCGCCCTTCAGCCTCACCATCGAGGAGATGGTGGCGGATGGGGATAAAGTCTGGGCGCGGATGACAGGGCGTGGCACGGACAGCAAAGGGTTGATGGGACGTCCGGCGACGGGCAAATCCTCGTGA
- a CDS encoding SDR family oxidoreductase has protein sequence MIGVTGASGRLGRLVITELLQRLPTDQIVALARTPDKIADLAVRGVTVRRAEYDDPATLAPALAGVERLLLVSGSEVGRRIVQHRNVIEAAVRTGVRFIAYTSILHADRTPLRALAEEHVATEEALRASGLAWTFLRHSWYTENYEDRVRAAAATGELVGATGEARISSATRADYAAAAAVVLTTEGHAGRIYELAGDEAWTMNDLARIVGEVTGRPVTYRNLTPEDYKAYLVQQGTPPAVAEVLAVLEAGIAQDALFDDSHQLSQLIGRPTTPLREAVRSWFATR, from the coding sequence ATGATCGGTGTGACGGGAGCGAGTGGTCGTCTGGGGAGACTGGTGATCACCGAGCTTCTCCAGCGCCTACCGACCGACCAGATCGTCGCGCTCGCCCGCACGCCGGACAAAATCGCTGATCTGGCAGTCCGTGGTGTCACGGTCCGGCGTGCCGAGTACGACGATCCGGCGACGCTCGCGCCTGCGCTCGCTGGTGTCGAGCGGCTGCTCCTCGTTTCCGGTTCCGAGGTCGGTCGCCGGATTGTCCAGCATCGCAATGTGATCGAGGCTGCGGTCCGTACCGGTGTCCGCTTCATCGCCTACACGAGTATCCTCCATGCCGATCGGACGCCCCTCCGTGCGCTGGCCGAAGAACATGTGGCCACCGAAGAAGCACTCCGAGCGAGCGGTCTCGCCTGGACTTTCCTCCGCCACAGCTGGTACACGGAGAATTACGAGGATCGGGTGCGTGCCGCGGCAGCGACCGGCGAGCTGGTCGGTGCGACCGGTGAGGCCCGGATCTCCTCGGCGACGCGTGCTGACTACGCCGCTGCTGCTGCCGTCGTGCTCACGACCGAGGGGCACGCTGGTCGGATCTACGAACTGGCTGGCGACGAAGCCTGGACGATGAACGATCTCGCTCGGATCGTCGGCGAGGTCACTGGACGACCCGTCACCTACCGGAACCTGACACCCGAGGACTACAAGGCGTATCTCGTACAGCAGGGCACGCCACCAGCGGTGGCCGAGGTGCTCGCCGTACTGGAAGCGGGTATTGCACAGGACGCGCTCTTCGACGACAGCCATCAGCTGAGCCAGCTCATCGGGCGGCCGACCACCCCGTTGCGCGAGGCAGTCCGGAGCTGGTTCGCGACCCGCTGA
- a CDS encoding EAL and HDOD domain-containing protein translates to MHEIAIARQPIFDRHLETVAYELRYGQLGQARVDAEEEAGRFLATLLDTGLETLAGSRLAVVTLPASFVVEKLPQLVSTLPTEQLVLVLDPAVAQHPAGCEAVNRLVARGCQLLLDLDEVQPVPACVADVDIVRLRLPRLGHAPRRSGVLDRWLAERMADLASYRSGGVRVLVSDIRDFPAFARSRDIGADLFQGDFLFRPLLVRGRRQPVSTAALTVLARLHDPTVDFDEVERLIAQDVSLAYKLLKLVNSVWFARRTRVESLRQALLVLGLRNVATWVTVLVLAGIERKPVELVRTGLVRARMCELLAGALGVWPRESAFLVGLLSVLDAALDVPLADALAALPLAHEVEAALLERSGELGRVLDVVLAYEAGEWVSIPNLSLPPALLIDAYIDALAFAADALQALDLAR, encoded by the coding sequence ATGCACGAGATCGCGATCGCTCGTCAGCCGATCTTCGATCGCCATCTGGAAACGGTCGCCTACGAGTTGCGGTATGGCCAGCTCGGTCAAGCAAGGGTCGACGCCGAGGAAGAGGCCGGACGCTTCCTCGCGACGCTCCTCGATACCGGTCTCGAGACGCTCGCCGGTTCGCGCCTCGCCGTCGTCACACTTCCCGCTTCCTTCGTGGTCGAGAAGCTGCCACAACTCGTCTCGACGTTGCCGACCGAGCAACTCGTCCTCGTGCTCGATCCAGCCGTCGCGCAGCATCCGGCCGGGTGCGAGGCAGTCAATCGACTCGTCGCCCGCGGTTGCCAGTTGCTCCTCGACCTCGATGAGGTACAGCCCGTCCCCGCGTGCGTCGCCGATGTCGACATCGTCCGCCTCCGCCTTCCCCGGCTGGGCCACGCCCCACGACGCAGCGGCGTGCTCGATCGCTGGCTGGCCGAGCGGATGGCTGACCTCGCGTCGTATCGCTCCGGAGGAGTGCGCGTGCTGGTCTCGGATATCCGCGATTTTCCCGCCTTCGCTCGATCCCGCGATATCGGCGCCGATCTCTTCCAGGGAGACTTCCTCTTCCGTCCCCTGCTCGTGCGAGGCAGGCGACAACCGGTGTCCACTGCCGCGCTCACTGTGCTGGCTCGCTTGCACGATCCGACAGTCGACTTCGACGAGGTCGAGCGGCTCATTGCCCAGGATGTCTCGCTCGCCTATAAGTTACTCAAGCTCGTCAACTCTGTCTGGTTCGCCCGGCGGACGCGGGTCGAGTCGCTCCGTCAGGCGTTGCTCGTCCTCGGCCTGCGGAACGTCGCGACGTGGGTGACGGTCCTCGTCCTCGCTGGTATCGAACGGAAGCCAGTCGAGCTGGTCCGCACGGGACTCGTGCGCGCCCGCATGTGCGAGTTGCTCGCTGGTGCGCTCGGTGTGTGGCCGCGCGAGTCCGCCTTTCTCGTCGGACTGCTCTCGGTCCTCGACGCTGCGCTCGACGTGCCACTGGCTGACGCGCTCGCGGCGCTCCCCCTGGCGCATGAGGTCGAAGCGGCACTGCTCGAACGCTCGGGCGAGCTGGGGCGTGTGCTGGATGTGGTCCTCGCCTACGAGGCAGGTGAGTGGGTGTCGATACCCAACCTCTCGCTGCCCCCGGCGCTGCTCATCGATGCCTACATCGACGCGCTCGCGTTCGCAGCGGATGCGCTCCAGGCGCTCGACCTCGCCCGCTAA
- a CDS encoding MDR family MFS transporter — MDGTREIPRQRGSEQAQRPPLGRGTTIAIVSGVLAATFLAALDATVVGTAMPTIVGQLGGLALYPWVFSAYLLTSTTTIPLYGRLADLYGRKRVLLVAMGLFLAGSLLCGLAQSMPQLVLFRALQGLGAGGILPVTLTILGDLFPIEQRARLQGLTSAVWGASAVAGPTVGGFLTDTLSWRWVFTVNVPFGLVAIALIGLALREQLAPKRRTIDYAGAATLTLGLTVLLTGLLAAGEGSAVLSPRSLGGIALGIGILAFFGWIERRAAEPVIPLDLVRRRLVAVVTLGSVLIGAGMFGVTSYLPLYVQGVLGGTASTAGMTVMPFAVAWSVASTVSGRVILRFGFRSSVLAGMAAMLAAGLALQLVPRLERLAWAVTAAALFGTGMGFSATAFLIAVQNAVSWAERGIATALVGFSRSIGGAVGVAALGAVLAAQLRATTSAGVSPDRLLDPALRSTLDPATLAALRGSLAGALGAVYLAVLLVVIAAVVLVALGFPRQVAGGPERARGVPTGR; from the coding sequence GTGGACGGAACACGGGAGATACCGAGGCAACGCGGTAGCGAGCAGGCACAGCGCCCGCCGCTCGGGCGTGGGACGACGATCGCGATCGTGAGCGGGGTGCTGGCAGCGACCTTCCTGGCCGCCCTGGACGCGACCGTCGTCGGCACGGCGATGCCGACCATCGTCGGGCAACTCGGCGGACTGGCGCTCTACCCGTGGGTCTTCTCCGCCTACCTCCTGACTTCGACTACGACCATCCCGCTCTACGGGCGGCTGGCCGACCTGTACGGCCGCAAGCGTGTCCTCCTGGTCGCGATGGGGCTCTTCCTCGCTGGCTCGCTGCTCTGCGGGCTGGCGCAGTCGATGCCGCAGCTCGTCCTCTTCCGGGCTCTCCAGGGGCTCGGGGCGGGGGGCATCCTCCCGGTAACGCTGACGATCCTCGGCGATCTCTTCCCGATCGAGCAGCGGGCACGCCTGCAGGGACTGACCAGTGCCGTGTGGGGCGCATCCGCCGTCGCGGGGCCGACGGTGGGTGGCTTTCTCACCGACACGCTCAGCTGGCGCTGGGTCTTCACCGTGAACGTGCCCTTCGGCCTGGTCGCGATCGCCCTCATCGGGCTGGCGCTGCGGGAACAGCTAGCACCGAAGCGACGGACGATCGACTACGCTGGTGCCGCGACGCTGACGCTCGGGCTGACGGTACTCCTGACCGGCCTCCTGGCAGCCGGTGAGGGGAGCGCGGTGCTCTCGCCGCGGTCGCTCGGCGGGATCGCTCTCGGTATCGGCATCCTGGCGTTTTTCGGGTGGATCGAACGGCGTGCTGCTGAACCGGTCATCCCGCTCGACCTCGTCCGGCGCCGGCTGGTCGCCGTGGTGACGCTGGGAAGCGTCCTGATCGGGGCGGGGATGTTCGGGGTGACCTCGTACTTACCGCTCTACGTCCAGGGCGTCCTCGGTGGGACAGCCAGCACGGCCGGGATGACGGTCATGCCGTTCGCCGTCGCGTGGTCGGTCGCGTCGACCGTCTCCGGTCGGGTCATCCTGCGCTTCGGCTTCCGGAGCTCGGTCCTGGCAGGGATGGCAGCGATGCTGGCAGCTGGTCTCGCGCTGCAACTCGTCCCGCGCCTCGAGCGTCTCGCCTGGGCGGTGACGGCAGCCGCCCTGTTCGGGACCGGCATGGGGTTCAGCGCGACGGCGTTTTTGATCGCCGTCCAGAACGCGGTCAGTTGGGCCGAGCGGGGGATCGCGACTGCGCTGGTCGGCTTTTCGCGCTCGATCGGCGGTGCCGTGGGCGTCGCGGCACTCGGCGCGGTCCTGGCCGCCCAGCTGCGGGCGACGACGAGCGCGGGCGTCTCGCCCGACAGGCTGCTCGATCCGGCGCTGCGGTCGACGCTCGATCCAGCAACCCTGGCAGCGCTGCGCGGGTCCCTGGCCGGGGCACTGGGTGCGGTGTACCTAGCGGTCTTGCTCGTCGTCATCGCGGCAGTCGTTCTGGTGGCGCTCGGCTTCCCGCGCCAGGTCGCCGGTGGGCCGGAGCGGGCACGCGGGGTACCGACGGGACGCTGA
- a CDS encoding ABC transporter permease — MARVVEPVLALGSHLPGTGWLHERRAFLSGILLLLPAFVTSLLLSVIPLIYLVRLSLTREATFFFSPEYTLENYRIIVTRYMPNLWETIYLAGISSILDLVVGYPFAYILVRRVRYRDLVRATMMFPLFGPLYLSLGMHYLFLPNGPLAPFLRAIGVEGTQLLYSQASVVFAMAIFTLPFMVMNIGAALSNVDVTLEEAATCLGAQPWQTFVHILLPLSRSGILAGVLMCFGWNLGVYVQPLVLGTLREQRVLAIALYQKGMIQFDYGLAAAMGVVLMALAFSVTWLSLRLSRGALGA, encoded by the coding sequence TTGGCGCGCGTCGTCGAGCCCGTTCTCGCTCTGGGAAGCCACCTGCCGGGTACCGGATGGCTGCACGAGCGGCGAGCGTTCTTGAGCGGCATCCTGTTGCTCCTTCCTGCCTTCGTCACCTCGCTGCTCCTGTCGGTCATCCCCCTCATCTATCTGGTTCGCTTGAGCCTGACACGAGAAGCGACCTTCTTTTTCAGCCCAGAGTACACACTCGAAAATTACCGCATCATCGTGACTCGTTATATGCCGAATCTCTGGGAGACGATCTATTTGGCCGGCATCTCCTCGATACTCGACCTCGTCGTTGGCTATCCTTTTGCGTACATTCTCGTGCGGCGGGTGCGGTATCGGGATCTCGTGCGGGCGACGATGATGTTCCCGTTGTTCGGTCCGCTCTACCTATCTCTGGGCATGCACTATCTCTTTCTGCCGAATGGGCCGCTTGCTCCCTTCCTCCGAGCCATCGGTGTAGAGGGTACACAGCTTCTCTATTCCCAAGCATCGGTCGTCTTCGCTATGGCGATCTTCACGCTCCCCTTCATGGTGATGAACATCGGGGCGGCCTTATCGAACGTCGATGTAACCCTCGAGGAAGCAGCGACCTGTCTCGGTGCACAGCCGTGGCAGACATTCGTGCATATTCTTCTGCCTCTCAGTCGGAGTGGCATCCTGGCAGGGGTACTTATGTGCTTCGGGTGGAATCTCGGTGTGTACGTGCAGCCACTCGTACTCGGCACGCTGCGCGAGCAGCGTGTGCTCGCCATCGCGTTGTATCAGAAAGGGATGATCCAGTTCGACTACGGCTTAGCTGCAGCGATGGGAGTCGTGCTGATGGCTCTCGCATTCAGCGTCACCTGGCTCTCCTTGCGTCTCTCGCGTGGTGCACTGGGAGCATGA